A window from Symbiopectobacterium purcellii encodes these proteins:
- the tssF gene encoding type VI secretion system baseplate subunit TssF, translated as MSLEQFFRDELTFLRLQGREFAKAHPELTRFLSEQTTDPDVERLLEGFAFLTGSLRAKLEDEFPELTHGLLGMLWPNYLRPVPSMTIMQFSVLPGALAQPAFVAGGCELDSLPMDDVVCHFRTCHDAWIYPADIRQIHVQSCNDLSTISVDIALHDPQSLQQLQLDKLRFYLGGDAYTASELYFWLASKLSHIELEVEGQRFRQEASALKMVGFEREDALLPYPGNVYSGYRILQEYFCFPESFQFFELSGALWPDLPMTLTSFRLHFCFDRPLPAELKIRSDAFLLNCVPAINLFQHDSEPINLDGRQTEYPLKASFRHADSFEIFSVDSVEGWGEGRAVRSRGVPRRYQPFESFQHQIERAKWRLALYYRIRVKEAVKGNGFEHLLSFVRGDEREAINLDESISVALTCTNRARAAQLPVGSICVPTGTSPTFATFRNLIRPTRPLRPAMDGSLHWTLISNLSLNYVSLLRRDALVQILRTYDFPALHDKKAEQASRKRLAGIDAIETTPIDRLVQGMPVRGLKSVLSVRQSAFGNEGELYLFSTVLAHFFSLYASVNAFHLLEVVNLDNKERYRWPVQIGQHSMM; from the coding sequence ATGTCATTGGAACAGTTTTTCAGGGATGAGTTGACCTTCTTGCGCTTGCAAGGGCGTGAATTCGCCAAGGCACATCCTGAGCTTACGCGCTTTTTGTCCGAGCAGACCACGGATCCGGATGTCGAGCGGTTGCTGGAAGGGTTTGCCTTTCTGACGGGAAGCCTGCGCGCCAAGCTTGAGGATGAGTTTCCGGAACTGACTCACGGTTTGCTGGGCATGTTGTGGCCGAACTATCTGCGTCCGGTGCCTAGCATGACCATCATGCAGTTTTCGGTGCTACCAGGTGCGCTGGCGCAACCGGCTTTCGTGGCCGGAGGGTGTGAGCTGGATAGCTTACCGATGGACGACGTGGTGTGCCATTTCCGAACCTGCCACGACGCCTGGATCTACCCGGCAGACATTCGTCAAATCCATGTACAAAGCTGCAATGACCTCTCCACTATCAGCGTAGATATTGCGCTGCACGACCCGCAATCGTTACAACAACTGCAATTGGATAAGCTGCGCTTTTACCTTGGTGGTGATGCCTATACCGCGTCTGAGCTCTATTTCTGGCTTGCCAGTAAACTGTCGCACATTGAACTGGAGGTCGAGGGACAGCGTTTTCGCCAAGAGGCGAGCGCGTTGAAAATGGTCGGATTTGAACGCGAAGATGCGTTGCTGCCATACCCCGGTAATGTCTACTCCGGTTATCGCATTTTGCAGGAGTATTTCTGCTTTCCAGAAAGCTTCCAGTTCTTTGAACTGTCCGGTGCCCTTTGGCCCGATTTGCCGATGACGCTCACCTCGTTTCGGCTGCATTTCTGTTTCGATCGTCCGTTGCCTGCCGAGCTGAAAATCCGGTCGGACGCTTTTCTGCTCAACTGTGTGCCCGCTATTAATCTGTTTCAGCACGACAGTGAGCCGATTAATCTCGACGGCCGTCAGACGGAGTATCCGCTCAAAGCCAGCTTCCGTCATGCCGATAGCTTTGAAATTTTTTCGGTGGACAGCGTGGAAGGGTGGGGGGAAGGGCGAGCCGTACGTTCGCGCGGCGTGCCACGACGCTATCAACCGTTTGAAAGTTTTCAGCATCAGATCGAACGCGCCAAATGGCGGTTGGCGCTTTACTACCGCATTCGGGTGAAAGAGGCTGTTAAGGGAAATGGTTTCGAACACCTGCTGTCATTTGTGCGTGGGGATGAGCGTGAAGCGATCAATCTTGATGAATCGATCTCGGTAGCGTTGACCTGCACCAACCGTGCTCGTGCCGCGCAACTGCCTGTGGGCAGTATCTGTGTGCCAACCGGCACATCGCCAACCTTTGCCACCTTTCGCAACCTGATTCGGCCCACCCGTCCGCTGCGTCCGGCGATGGACGGCAGCCTGCACTGGACGCTTATCTCAAATCTGTCACTCAACTATGTGTCGTTACTGCGCCGCGATGCGCTGGTGCAGATTTTGCGCACCTACGATTTTCCCGCGTTGCACGATAAGAAGGCGGAACAGGCATCGCGTAAGCGATTGGCAGGAATAGACGCCATTGAAACCACACCGATCGATCGGTTGGTTCAGGGAATGCCGGTGCGGGGGTTGAAATCGGTGCTGTCAGTGCGGCAATCGGCCTTTGGTAACGAAGGTGAGCTGTATCTGTTCAGTACCGTGCTGGCGCACTTTTTCTCACTGTATGCCAGCGTCAACGCCTTCCACCTGCTGGAGGTGGTTAATCTCGATAACAAGGAGCGCTACCGATGGCCGGTACAGATAGGTCAGCACTCGATGATGTGA
- the tssB gene encoding type VI secretion system contractile sheath small subunit: MAKGTDGASVAPKERINIKYVPATGGQQAEIELPLTLMVVGNMKGRTEETPIEERDTVSIDKNNFASVMKEAKLELNFNVPNRLEDDAQDDMPVTLNITSLNDFSPDRIAQQVPELRKLLELREALVALKGPLGNIPAFRNRLQDLLANDDAREQLLKELDLVKPAE, encoded by the coding sequence ATGGCAAAAGGAACTGACGGTGCATCTGTCGCACCAAAAGAGCGTATTAATATCAAATATGTCCCCGCTACTGGTGGCCAGCAGGCGGAAATAGAGTTGCCGCTGACGTTGATGGTGGTAGGAAATATGAAAGGTCGCACCGAGGAGACGCCGATTGAGGAGCGTGACACGGTATCGATCGACAAAAATAATTTCGCCTCGGTAATGAAAGAAGCAAAGTTAGAATTGAATTTCAACGTTCCAAATCGCCTGGAAGACGATGCTCAAGATGATATGCCGGTGACGTTGAATATTACTTCATTGAATGACTTTTCCCCCGATCGTATTGCTCAGCAGGTGCCTGAATTGCGCAAGCTGCTCGAACTGCGTGAAGCACTCGTTGCCCTTAAGGGGCCGCTTGGCAATATTCCCGCTTTCCGCAACCGGTTACAGGATCTGCTCGCCAACGATGACGCCAGAGAGCAACTGCTGAAAGAGCTGGATCTGGTAAAACCGGCTGAATAA
- the tssK gene encoding type VI secretion system baseplate subunit TssK produces MSSRNRVIWREGLFIKPQHFQQQLRYTDYTLHARLSALSDYFYGLQTLAINEEYLNFGRIALVHANGVMPDGTVFNIPGDDVLPPPLEITDVALANQKVYIALPLAVSGVSEVGQPGQGVASRLQAHRHDVRDLHSEGGDVASLDVGKVSLRLMLERDDRSAYASLAIATILDKRPDGGLVLDPNFMPCSVSITAIPALKRFLGESAGLVAERARSLALRIAAPGQQGVADVAEFMMLQLLNRAQPRLSHLARLGTLHPERLHEVLVSLCGELMTFTDESRLPPEFPAYRHAHPQSSFEPIMLALRQALSTVLSPRAVSVQLIKQPYGVMVAVVGDAELLSSAEFVLAVKARMPQEHLRKQLLQQTKIASSEKIRELINLQLPGVPLLPLPVAPRQLPYHAGYSYFQLDRQSPSWQVLVSGNTLAFHIAGEFPELDMQLWAIRGQG; encoded by the coding sequence ATGTCGAGTCGAAATCGCGTTATTTGGCGGGAAGGGCTGTTCATCAAACCGCAGCATTTCCAACAGCAGCTACGGTATACCGACTACACCTTACACGCACGACTTAGCGCGCTCAGCGACTATTTCTATGGCCTGCAAACGTTAGCGATTAACGAAGAGTACCTCAACTTTGGCCGTATTGCGCTGGTTCACGCCAACGGTGTGATGCCAGATGGCACCGTGTTCAATATTCCCGGTGACGATGTGCTGCCACCGCCGCTGGAGATCACCGACGTAGCGCTCGCCAATCAAAAGGTCTATATCGCCTTGCCGCTGGCGGTAAGCGGTGTCAGTGAAGTCGGACAGCCGGGGCAGGGGGTTGCCAGCCGCTTGCAGGCGCATCGTCACGATGTACGCGATCTGCACAGCGAGGGCGGCGATGTGGCATCGCTCGACGTGGGCAAGGTCAGCCTGCGTCTGATGCTGGAGCGCGACGATCGCAGCGCCTACGCCTCGCTGGCCATCGCCACTATTCTCGATAAACGCCCCGATGGCGGACTGGTACTCGATCCAAATTTTATGCCGTGCAGCGTGAGCATCACGGCTATTCCTGCACTGAAACGCTTTTTGGGTGAATCCGCCGGGCTGGTCGCCGAGCGTGCGCGCAGTCTGGCACTGCGTATCGCCGCACCGGGACAACAAGGCGTCGCCGATGTGGCGGAATTCATGATGCTGCAACTGCTTAACCGCGCGCAGCCCCGCTTGTCCCACCTGGCGCGCCTCGGTACGTTGCACCCTGAACGGTTGCATGAAGTGCTGGTCTCGCTGTGTGGCGAACTGATGACCTTTACCGACGAGTCCCGACTGCCACCGGAGTTTCCTGCCTATCGCCACGCGCACCCGCAGAGCAGTTTCGAGCCGATCATGTTGGCGCTGCGTCAGGCGTTGAGCACCGTGTTGTCACCGCGTGCTGTCTCTGTCCAGCTCATCAAGCAGCCCTATGGGGTCATGGTCGCGGTGGTGGGGGATGCTGAGCTGTTGTCCAGCGCCGAGTTTGTGCTGGCGGTCAAGGCGCGGATGCCGCAGGAGCACCTGCGCAAGCAACTGTTGCAACAGACCAAGATTGCCTCCAGTGAGAAGATCCGCGAACTGATCAATCTGCAATTACCGGGCGTACCGCTGTTGCCGTTACCGGTTGCACCACGCCAACTGCCGTATCACGCCGGCTACAGCTATTTCCAATTGGACAGACAAAGCCCGTCCTGGCAGGTGCTGGTGTCCGGCAATACCCTGGCGTTCCATATTGCGGGCGAATTCCCGGAGCTGGATATGCAGCTCTGGGCTATCCGTGGTCAGGGTTAA
- the tssG gene encoding type VI secretion system baseplate subunit TssG — MAGTDRSALDDVTFYQDASRFNFYQLVELLNQLEGVDLERALDFRPEQERLRFRSTASIGFHPGDIVQVERDENGRQALEVAFLGLHGSQSPMPGYYLDDLAWEYAQGEQKLGLFLDFFHHRLLTLLHRAWRKYRYHVRFQNDGEDGFSRLMFALVGLGNDAVRESLTVNRAKMLSYAGVLASPSRSPEVVAGLVSHCFDLEDVEVLAWQKRRVAIHESQQNRLGKANIVLGGDFVIGDNVNDCAGKFLLKIGNLSFGRFLSFLPNGEHFQPLVRFVSFILRDQLAWDLRLGFAEDEAQGLRLGSEQSGILGWSSFLGQPPAEPYVTICVQE, encoded by the coding sequence ATGGCCGGTACAGATAGGTCAGCACTCGATGATGTGACGTTCTATCAGGACGCCTCGCGCTTTAATTTCTACCAGTTGGTTGAACTGCTCAATCAACTGGAAGGGGTGGATCTGGAACGGGCATTGGATTTTCGCCCAGAGCAGGAGCGATTGCGTTTTCGCTCCACGGCATCAATCGGTTTTCACCCCGGCGATATCGTGCAGGTGGAACGCGATGAGAACGGACGTCAGGCGCTCGAAGTTGCATTTTTGGGCCTGCACGGCAGCCAGTCGCCGATGCCGGGCTACTACCTGGACGATCTCGCCTGGGAGTATGCGCAGGGTGAACAGAAACTGGGACTGTTCCTCGATTTCTTCCATCACCGTTTGCTCACGCTGCTGCACCGCGCCTGGCGTAAATATCGCTACCACGTGCGGTTTCAGAACGATGGCGAGGACGGTTTTTCACGGCTGATGTTTGCGCTGGTTGGGTTGGGGAATGACGCAGTACGCGAGAGCCTGACGGTGAACCGCGCCAAGATGCTCTCGTATGCCGGGGTGCTCGCCAGCCCCAGCCGTTCGCCGGAAGTGGTGGCGGGGTTGGTGAGCCACTGTTTTGACCTCGAGGATGTGGAGGTGCTGGCCTGGCAAAAACGTCGGGTGGCGATCCACGAAAGCCAGCAGAACCGGCTTGGCAAAGCCAACATTGTGCTGGGAGGCGATTTTGTCATTGGTGACAACGTCAATGACTGCGCGGGTAAGTTCCTGCTGAAGATTGGCAATCTGAGTTTTGGCCGATTCCTCAGCTTCTTGCCTAACGGCGAGCACTTCCAGCCGCTGGTGCGCTTCGTCTCTTTTATTCTGCGCGATCAGTTGGCGTGGGATTTACGCCTTGGCTTTGCCGAGGATGAAGCGCAAGGGCTGCGGTTGGGCAGCGAGCAGAGCGGCATTTTAGGCTGGAGCAGTTTCCTTGGGCAGCCGCCGGCAGAGCCTTACGTAACGATCTGCGTTCAAGAATAA
- the tagH gene encoding type VI secretion system-associated FHA domain protein TagH has protein sequence MTVSHPLTLVVLNSEQLDINSQVQHAFDHNGGTLGASEKDHWQLRDRLGAVLPEHARIEMRDGHFSLCDLSGQSFINGSLSPIGRGRNVRLSHGDELVIGPFRLGVYLNDLMQEKNIDQLLGQDSASGLDGWLDDTTKRQTTTDALGDDVTNDPLWVLQQEQRQSLLNTHGGPAEAALPTALTTFSAAEDTMDQKFVELPNINNPLVTQDASGSLDSHLLAPLMRGLGQTLTLEDARQQREMLEEMGKSLRAMVEGLLALQREQGALADTHLRPIEDNPLRLGLDYADTLPLLFADGKSPVHLSAPAAVAEVLNNVRVHQAANQQAISVALETILQAFSPAALLDRFAHYRRSGEQEVVDDGWAWDMYQHYYRELTSVRQQGFQKLFQQVYAQAYDRAVRQQQAQQ, from the coding sequence GTGACCGTTAGTCATCCACTCACTCTGGTTGTTCTCAACAGCGAACAGCTGGATATCAATTCTCAGGTGCAGCACGCGTTTGATCATAACGGCGGCACGCTGGGGGCATCAGAAAAGGACCATTGGCAACTGCGCGACAGGCTGGGTGCCGTGCTGCCGGAACACGCTCGCATTGAGATGCGCGACGGCCATTTCAGCCTGTGCGACCTGAGCGGGCAGTCCTTTATCAATGGCTCGCTGTCGCCGATTGGTCGCGGGCGCAACGTGCGGTTGTCACATGGCGATGAGCTGGTTATTGGCCCTTTTCGTCTCGGTGTGTACCTAAACGATCTGATGCAGGAGAAAAATATCGATCAACTGCTGGGGCAGGATAGCGCGAGTGGGCTTGATGGCTGGCTCGATGACACGACCAAACGTCAGACAACGACGGACGCACTAGGCGATGACGTCACTAACGATCCGCTGTGGGTATTGCAGCAAGAGCAGCGTCAGAGCCTGCTGAATACCCACGGTGGTCCTGCGGAGGCGGCGTTACCGACTGCGCTTACCACTTTTTCAGCTGCTGAGGACACCATGGACCAGAAATTTGTGGAACTACCCAACATCAATAATCCCCTTGTGACGCAGGATGCATCGGGTTCACTGGATAGCCACCTGTTGGCACCGCTGATGCGTGGTCTGGGTCAAACGCTGACGCTGGAGGATGCAAGACAACAGCGCGAGATGCTGGAAGAGATGGGAAAAAGTCTGCGCGCGATGGTGGAAGGTCTGCTGGCCTTGCAGCGTGAGCAAGGCGCATTGGCGGATACCCATCTGCGTCCGATTGAAGATAACCCGCTGCGTCTGGGACTGGACTATGCCGACACCTTGCCGTTGCTGTTTGCCGACGGAAAAAGCCCAGTTCACCTTTCTGCACCGGCAGCGGTGGCTGAAGTGCTAAATAACGTCCGGGTGCATCAGGCGGCAAACCAGCAGGCGATTAGCGTTGCACTGGAAACCATCTTGCAAGCGTTCTCTCCAGCCGCCTTGCTCGACCGTTTTGCCCATTATCGCCGCAGCGGCGAGCAGGAGGTGGTGGATGACGGTTGGGCATGGGACATGTACCAGCACTACTACCGCGAACTGACCTCTGTGCGCCAGCAGGGGTTTCAGAAGCTGTTTCAGCAGGTCTACGCCCAGGCGTATGACCGCGCGGTGCGTCAACAACAGGCGCAGCAATGA
- the tssE gene encoding type VI secretion system baseplate subunit TssE: MPSLSAWERGSTASLFDRIRRETPRTSPETELETLILSIKRQLDNVLNTRPGNCRSAPELGVIDFNDATQGGADIYGKICEAIRQCICRFEPRIAHVDVMDSGSLSNPLEMSFLVTAHVKLDDLEQVMSFNIQMDNHRHYRMV; encoded by the coding sequence ATGCCGTCACTTTCTGCCTGGGAACGAGGAAGTACGGCAAGTCTGTTCGATCGCATTCGGAGAGAGACGCCGCGCACGTCCCCTGAAACGGAACTTGAGACACTGATTTTGTCCATCAAACGTCAGTTGGACAATGTGCTCAATACCCGTCCGGGCAATTGCCGCAGTGCACCTGAGTTGGGCGTGATTGATTTCAATGACGCAACGCAAGGGGGCGCTGATATTTACGGCAAAATTTGCGAAGCGATCCGGCAGTGCATTTGCCGCTTTGAACCACGCATTGCGCATGTGGACGTGATGGATTCGGGGTCGTTATCGAATCCATTGGAGATGTCATTTTTGGTGACCGCTCACGTCAAACTGGACGATTTGGAGCAGGTCATGTCGTTCAACATTCAGATGGATAACCACCGCCATTACCGAATGGTCTGA
- the tssC gene encoding type VI secretion system contractile sheath large subunit, with protein sequence MSIIEAQTQANTASASGSLLDEIMAQARITPVDEGYSVAKQGIAALVANILDNGNAAEPVNKALVDSMIVELDKTLSKQVDVILHAKPLQELESSWRSLKLLVDRTDFRENIKLLVLHATKEELLDDFEFAPEITQSGFYKHVYSSGYGQFGGQPIGGVIGDYAMTQSAPDIKLLQYVSAVGAMAHAPFVSSVAPTFFGVDSFTDLPTIKDLKSVFEGPAYTKWRSLRESEDARYLGLTAPRFLARLPYDPAENPIKGFNYKEEISADHDHYLWGNTAYLMGAAITDSFAKYRWCPNIIGPQSGGAITDLPVHVYEAMGQLQAKIPTEVLITDRREYEMAEEGFITLTMRKDSDNAAFFSANSVQKPKVFPNTKEGKEAETNYKLGTQLPYMFIINRLAHYIKVLQREQIGVWKERQDLERELNTWIKQYIADQENPPADVRSRRPLRAAQIKVLDVEGEPGWYQVSLSVRPHFKYMGANFELSLVGRLDKE encoded by the coding sequence ATGTCAATCATTGAAGCACAAACACAGGCCAACACGGCCAGTGCCTCCGGCTCGTTGCTGGATGAAATCATGGCGCAGGCGCGCATTACGCCGGTCGATGAAGGCTATAGCGTAGCCAAGCAGGGAATTGCGGCGCTGGTGGCCAATATTCTTGATAACGGTAATGCCGCAGAACCGGTTAACAAAGCGCTGGTCGATAGCATGATCGTCGAACTGGACAAGACATTGAGCAAGCAGGTCGATGTTATTCTGCATGCCAAACCGCTACAGGAACTGGAGTCTTCCTGGCGTTCGCTGAAACTGCTCGTCGATCGCACTGACTTTCGTGAGAACATCAAGCTGCTGGTACTCCATGCCACCAAAGAAGAGCTGCTGGATGATTTTGAGTTTGCACCGGAAATTACCCAATCAGGCTTTTACAAACACGTCTATTCCAGTGGTTACGGACAATTCGGTGGGCAGCCTATCGGTGGGGTGATCGGTGACTATGCCATGACGCAAAGCGCACCCGATATCAAACTGCTGCAATATGTCAGTGCCGTAGGGGCCATGGCGCATGCACCGTTCGTGTCTTCCGTCGCGCCGACCTTTTTTGGCGTCGACAGCTTCACCGATCTGCCGACCATCAAGGATCTGAAATCCGTATTCGAAGGCCCAGCCTATACCAAGTGGCGCTCACTGCGTGAGTCTGAGGATGCGCGCTACCTGGGATTGACCGCGCCACGTTTTCTGGCGCGCCTGCCTTACGATCCGGCAGAAAACCCCATCAAAGGCTTCAACTACAAAGAAGAGATCAGTGCCGATCACGATCACTATCTGTGGGGCAATACTGCCTATCTGATGGGGGCGGCAATTACCGACAGCTTCGCCAAATACCGTTGGTGCCCGAACATTATCGGCCCGCAAAGCGGTGGTGCCATTACCGACCTGCCCGTACACGTGTATGAAGCCATGGGGCAATTGCAGGCAAAAATTCCAACCGAAGTGCTGATCACCGACCGCCGTGAGTATGAGATGGCCGAAGAGGGCTTCATCACGCTGACCATGCGCAAGGACAGCGACAACGCCGCGTTCTTCTCTGCCAACTCGGTGCAAAAGCCCAAAGTATTCCCCAATACCAAAGAGGGTAAAGAGGCGGAAACCAACTACAAGTTGGGCACCCAACTGCCGTACATGTTCATCATCAACCGTCTGGCGCACTACATCAAGGTGTTGCAGCGCGAACAGATTGGCGTATGGAAAGAGCGTCAGGATCTGGAGCGCGAACTGAATACCTGGATCAAACAGTACATAGCCGATCAGGAAAACCCGCCAGCAGACGTACGTAGCCGCCGTCCGCTGCGTGCTGCACAGATTAAGGTGCTGGATGTGGAAGGGGAACCGGGCTGGTATCAGGTCTCGCTGTCAGTACGCCCCCATTTCAAATACATGGGCGCTAACTTCGAACTGTCACTGGTTGGGCGTTTGGATAAGGAATAA
- the icmH gene encoding type IVB secretion system protein IcmH/DotU — protein MSIDVIKNDQLGDLLYDHARQLDSDSDYWFSLRGQSINPMIDAVTPLLGMVERVRQLVAYEDVPDLYQRVVSEIQAIEQELHAHGYENGVILSFRYILCTVIDEAVMAREWGSQSIWSAHSLLTRFHNETWGGEKVFVLLDRLQEDPARYRDILEFIYLCLCLGFEGRYRVMVQGREELDRVVRKLYDVLYPEPAAVPTVFHQHLGQQVSRYRLRKQVSLSVLFLGLCAVLAAAFGAYYYPLIHQTQDVLRQLGELLQ, from the coding sequence ATGAGCATCGACGTGATTAAAAACGATCAACTGGGCGACCTGCTGTATGACCATGCCCGGCAACTGGATAGCGACTCTGATTACTGGTTCAGTCTGCGCGGCCAGAGTATTAACCCGATGATCGATGCGGTGACACCGCTGTTGGGAATGGTGGAGCGCGTGCGTCAGCTTGTGGCTTACGAAGACGTACCCGATCTCTATCAACGGGTGGTGTCCGAAATTCAGGCCATTGAGCAGGAGTTGCATGCCCATGGCTATGAAAACGGCGTGATCCTGTCGTTTCGCTACATTCTGTGCACCGTTATCGATGAGGCCGTGATGGCGCGGGAATGGGGATCACAGAGCATCTGGTCCGCCCATTCGCTGCTGACGCGGTTTCACAATGAAACCTGGGGTGGCGAAAAAGTGTTCGTGCTGCTGGATCGCCTTCAGGAAGACCCGGCGCGCTATCGCGATATTCTCGAGTTTATCTATCTGTGCCTGTGTCTCGGGTTTGAAGGACGCTATCGCGTGATGGTGCAAGGGCGCGAGGAACTGGACCGTGTGGTGCGAAAACTGTACGACGTGTTATATCCAGAACCTGCCGCCGTTCCTACGGTGTTTCATCAACATCTCGGGCAGCAGGTATCGCGCTATCGCCTGCGCAAACAGGTGTCGCTCAGCGTCCTGTTTCTCGGCCTGTGTGCCGTACTGGCTGCGGCGTTTGGCGCTTACTACTACCCGCTGATTCACCAAACCCAGGACGTGCTACGTCAACTGGGTGAATTGTTACAGTAA
- the tssJ gene encoding type VI secretion system lipoprotein TssJ, with the protein MMWRVFCFVSLLALLPGCTTLGKMAKVAANPDIQVGSNDNQPSTVGFSLLAEPDVNPNESGDAAPIEFQLVLLAEDSRLLAADYDQITEDIEKALTKNYVSHQDYTLLPGQFKYLPPEALDAKVHYIGVIARYADPESAEWRKVIKLKNTGRSYQILVHLRRDEVDIKKDQEEE; encoded by the coding sequence ATGATGTGGCGAGTGTTCTGTTTTGTCAGCCTGTTGGCGTTGCTGCCAGGCTGTACCACCCTCGGCAAGATGGCGAAAGTGGCTGCCAATCCCGATATTCAGGTGGGCAGTAACGACAATCAGCCCTCCACGGTGGGGTTTAGCCTGCTGGCAGAGCCGGACGTAAACCCCAACGAGAGCGGTGATGCCGCGCCCATCGAATTTCAACTGGTGCTACTGGCTGAGGATTCACGCCTGCTGGCCGCCGACTACGACCAGATCACCGAGGATATCGAAAAGGCGCTGACCAAGAATTATGTCAGTCATCAGGACTACACCCTGCTGCCGGGGCAGTTTAAGTACCTGCCGCCCGAAGCGCTGGATGCCAAGGTGCATTACATCGGTGTCATCGCGCGCTATGCCGATCCGGAGAGTGCGGAGTGGCGCAAGGTGATCAAACTGAAAAACACCGGCCGCAGTTATCAGATTCTGGTGCACCTGCGCCGGGATGAAGTCGACATCAAAAAAGACCAGGAAGAAGAATAA